A genomic window from Fibrobacterota bacterium includes:
- a CDS encoding acylneuraminate cytidylyltransferase family protein — protein sequence MKANSERVRGKNFRDLAGKPLFRWVLDSLLEVPAIDQVVINTDAREILAGAGLVSGGRVLVRDRKSEICGDFVSMNLVLADDVAEVESDIYLMTHTTNPLLPASTIGDALGKFAVMLGAGSHDSMFSVNKVQTRFYRQDGSAVNHDPANLVRTQDLEPWFEENSNFYLFTRDSFLGTSARIGKRPAMYDMRRIESVDIDDADDWAVAEALAKSLVAGGSK from the coding sequence ATGAAGGCTAACAGCGAAAGGGTTCGTGGGAAGAATTTTCGCGACCTGGCAGGCAAGCCGCTCTTTCGCTGGGTATTGGATTCCCTCTTGGAAGTGCCGGCCATCGATCAGGTCGTGATCAATACCGATGCAAGAGAAATTCTCGCCGGCGCGGGCTTGGTTAGTGGAGGGAGAGTCCTGGTCCGCGATCGGAAGAGTGAGATTTGCGGGGACTTTGTCAGCATGAACCTGGTCCTTGCTGATGACGTCGCCGAGGTGGAATCGGACATTTATTTGATGACCCACACCACAAATCCCCTGCTTCCGGCCTCCACGATCGGTGACGCTCTGGGAAAATTCGCCGTAATGTTGGGAGCCGGTTCCCATGATTCCATGTTTTCTGTCAACAAGGTACAGACACGGTTCTACCGCCAGGATGGATCTGCGGTGAACCACGATCCAGCAAATCTTGTCCGTACCCAGGATCTGGAGCCGTGGTTCGAGGAAAATTCCAACTTCTATCTCTTCACTCGAGATAGTTTCCTAGGCACCTCCGCCAGAATCGGCAAGCGACCGGCGATGTACGACATGCGACGCATCGAATCGGTGGACATCGACGACGCCGACGACTGGGCTGTCGCCGAAGCGCTGGCGAAAAGCCTCGTCGCGGGAGGCTCGAAATGA
- a CDS encoding SDR family oxidoreductase yields the protein MKRVVVTGVSGGIGRALAVRFAKSGYAVVGLDRIAPASLEEGETFLECDLLRIVRDETYREGVFASLHGLVRGALHLLVNNAALQIVKPIESISVDEFRSVQDVNLVAPFLLVQELLPQLEASGGSVVNIASIHATQTKPGFSAYASSKAALAGMTRAMAVELGSRVRVNAVAPAAISTPMLVDGFRGRPEAFAQLREMHPVGEIGTVDQVAQAVAFLAEPEMKFLSGSVLGLDGGIFGRLHDPV from the coding sequence ATGAAGCGCGTGGTCGTGACCGGAGTCTCGGGAGGGATCGGGCGGGCGCTTGCTGTCCGATTCGCCAAATCTGGCTACGCGGTCGTTGGTCTGGACCGCATTGCGCCAGCGTCCTTGGAGGAGGGAGAAACCTTCTTGGAGTGCGATCTTCTGAGGATCGTTCGCGACGAAACCTATCGTGAGGGGGTTTTCGCAAGTCTTCACGGGCTGGTCCGTGGGGCGCTCCATCTGCTGGTCAATAATGCTGCCCTGCAGATCGTTAAGCCCATCGAGTCGATCTCCGTGGACGAATTTCGCTCCGTCCAGGATGTGAATTTGGTGGCCCCGTTCCTGCTAGTTCAGGAGCTTCTGCCTCAGCTGGAGGCATCTGGAGGGTCGGTGGTGAACATAGCGAGCATCCACGCCACCCAGACGAAGCCCGGGTTCAGCGCCTACGCGTCATCCAAGGCTGCGTTGGCAGGCATGACCCGGGCCATGGCCGTCGAGCTGGGGTCTCGGGTACGGGTGAACGCCGTCGCTCCAGCCGCGATCTCAACCCCCATGCTTGTGGATGGATTCAGGGGCAGGCCCGAGGCGTTCGCCCAGCTCAGGGAGATGCATCCTGTAGGGGAGATCGGGACGGTCGACCAGGTGGCACAGGCTGTCGCGTTCCTCGCCGAGCCGGAAATGAAGTTTCTGTCCGGATCGGTGCTCGGTCTGGACGGGGGCATCTTTGGGCGGCTTCATGATCCTGTCTAG